The region ATTATCCCAATAAtttcatgggatttttttttgtttgtttgttttgttttttgcccCGTCCAGACTACAGGGTGTACGCAGCGGGCGGGATGGGCTCGGACCTGCGGCCCCACAACTTCCTGCAGCACTATGATGTGCTCAAGGACATCTGGGTGTCCCTGGCTGCCATGCCCACCCCCCGCTACGCGGCCACGTCCATCCTGAGGGGCTCCAAGATCTACGTGCTGGGTaaagagcagccctgcctcctcctctcttccttctccttcctttctcctccttccttttccttcctttctcttcttttttcttctttctccttccctttccttttccttccttttccttccttttccttccttttccttcctttttcttccttctccttccttccccttcacttttttcttttgcttcattttgcatcctttctcttcctccaaCTCCCCTTCCTTTCCACTTCCCTCTCCATTCCAactccttctcctttcccattCCCTCTCCACTTCAATTCCCTCTTTTCCAACTCCCTCTCCATTTCAATTCCCTCTCTTCCCAATTCCCTCCTCTCCAATTCCCTCCATTCCAActccctctcctttcccatTCCCTCCTTTCCAATTCCCTCCTTTCCAATTCCCTCTCCATTTCAACTCCCTCCTTTCCaattccctctcctttcccattccctctccatttcatttccttcttttccaaatCCCTCCTTTCCAAGTCCCTGTCCAATTCCCTCTcaattttatttccctctcctttccaattccctctcctttccaactccctctccttcccaatTCCCTCTCCATTTCATTTCCCTCTCCATTCCAACTCCCTCTCCTTTCCAATTCCCTCCTTTCCAATTCCCTCTCCTTTCCAATTCCCTCTCCATTTCAACTCCCTCCTTTCCAATTCCCTGTCCAATTCCCTCTCCTTTCCAATTCCCTCTCCTTTCCAACTCCTTCTCCTTTCCAATTCCCTCTCCATttcatttccctctcctttccaaCTCCTTCTCCTTTCCAATTCCCTCTCCATTtcatttccctcttttccaAATCCCTCCTTTCCAATTCCCTGTCCAATTCCCTCTCCATTTCAATTCCCTCCATTTCaattccctccccttttccaATTCCCTCTCCTTTCCAATTCCCTCCTCTCCAACTCCCTCCCCAGGGGGAAGGCAATCCAAGTACGCCGTCAACGCCTTCGAGGTTTTCGACACAGACACGCGCTCCTGGACCAGGTTCCCCAACATTCCCACCAAGAGAGCCTTCTCCAGCTTCGTGCCCACCGAGGAGAAGCTCTTCAGCCTCGGGGGGCTGCGCCAGGGCCGGCTCTACCGCCAGCCCAAGTTCATGAGGACCGTGGACGTCTTCGACCTGGAGCAAGGTGGGAGCTGGACTGGCCATGGACCTTcctggggggtttggggacacaggaatgggtctggggacagacagggatgggtttggggttacagggctgggtttggggacagacagggatgggtttggggtttggggacacacagggctgggtttggggttacagggctgggtttggggtttggggacacacagggctgggtttggggttacagggatgggtttggggtttggggacacaCAGGACTGGGTTTGGGGTTacagggatgggtttggggacacacagggatgggtttggggttacagggatgggtttggggtttgggaacagacagggatgggtttggggacacacagggatgggtttggggttacagggatgggtttggggtttgggaacagacagggatgggtttggggacacacagggcggggtttggggacacacagggctgggtttggggcacacagggctgggtttggggttacagggctgggtttggggtttggggacacacagagctgggtttggggttacagggctgggtttggggtttggggtttggggcacacagggctgggtttggggtttggggcacacagggctgggtttggggctcTGCCACctttgcagagcacagagctcccatCTGCTCAGCTTAGAGGATGATTCCCAGTCAGGATTAGCGAGTGCAATGGGAAATCCAACAGTGGGATAACAGGGGCCAAACCCAGCAATCCCACGGGGTTCTATCAATCACCCCAAGGTGACGCAGCCAAACTGCCCTTCCACAAAGCAGGGGCTCAGAGGGGTGGGTGCCTTCCCAGGAGTGGGTGACCCCACAAGCCCAGCGTGTCCTGTCCTCCCAGGTGGCTGGATGAAGATGGAGCGCTCCTGCTACCTGAAGAAAAGGCGAGCAGACTTCGTGGCCGGCTACCTGCGAGGCAGAGTTGTGGTGGCTGGGGGCCTGGGTGAGGCTCTGGGACCCTGGAACCCTTTAAAAAAGAGTTAGGATTGTTGTcatccccccccaaaaaaaggagaaatcgCAATGCTGGCCggtgggagggagcagggaaaacAAACCCCGTAAGGGGATGGGGTCagagcagccaagagaagctCAGCGGTGCTTCCCAGATCATCCAGCGCCTCCTTTTGTGCTTCCAGGGAATCAGCCGAGCGTGCTGGAGTCGGCAGAGGCTTTCCACCCCGAGAAGAACAAGTGGGAGAGCCTCCCCCCCATGCCCACCCCGCGCTGCGCCTGCTCCAGCATCGTGCTGAGGGACTGCCTGCTGGCCGTGGGGGGCGTCAGCCAGGGGCTCAGCACGGCCGTGGAGGCCCTGTGCCTGTCTGACTCCTGATCTGAGCACACCTGGAGGAGAAACACACCTGGAACAGGGCCCTGTGCCTGTCTGACTCCTGATCTGAGCACACCTGAGGGGAATCCCACCTGGAACAGGGCCCTGTGCCTGTCTGACTCCTGATCTGAGCACATCTGGAGGAGAAACACACCTGGAACAGGGCCCTGTGCCTGTCTGACCCCTGATTGGAACACACCTGAATGGGGATCTCGCCTGGAATGGGGCCCTGTGCCTGTCTGACTCCTGATCTGAGCACATCTTAGGGGGGATCTCACCCTGGACAGGGCCCTGTGCCTGTCTGACTCCTGATCTGAGCACACCTGGAGGAGAAACACACCTGGAACAGGGCCCTGTGCCTGTCTGACTCCTGATCTGAGCACATCTTTGGGGGCATCTCACCTTGGACAGGGCCCTGTGCCTGTCTGACTCCTGACTGGAATCTACCTGAATGGGGATCCCACCTGGAATGGGGCCCTGTGCCTGTCTGACTCCTGATCAAGCACACCTGGGGGAGAAACACACCTGGAACAGGGCCCTGTGCCTCTCTGCCTCCTGATCTGATCCCACCTGAGGGGGATCCCACCTGGAATGGGGCCCTGTGCCTGTCTGATTCCTGATCTGAGCACACCTGGAGGAGAAACACACCTGGAACAGGTCCCTGTGCCTCTCTGACTCCTGATTGGAATCTACCTGAATGGGGATCCCACCTGGAACAGGTCCCTGTGCCTGTCTGATTCGTGATTGGAACACATCTGAATGAGAATCCCACCTGGAACAGGTCCCTGTGCCTCTCTGACTCCCGATTGGAATCTATCCCTGTTTTTTGGCACTCCGGTTGCCAGAGATGTGCCCTGAGCCCGGTTCGGGTGGGTTGGGcgctcctggctgtgcctgcagggcgGGTTTGAGGATTTCAGCGGGTTTGGGGCGGTTTGGTTTGGGCTCCTCCCGGAGCTGCGAACAGCAGATGGCATCCTCGAGGATCTCAGCAGTTCGGGATGATTTCGTTTGGGCCGGGTGAGCCCCAGGTCTCTCCCCAGAGCTGTGAACAGCAGATGGCATCCCTGGGCCgcgctgtggctgcagcagcacctcccgCTGTCCcgggctgccctgcccggctgGTGCTGGACCAGGGCGGCTCTAAAATCCCATTCCAGGTGCTGCAAGACCCAACAAATAACTTGGATGCTGCGCGTCTCCTCCAGTATTTTATTCCTGTAGAAAGACACCCCCGAGGAGCCCAAACAccttccaggagctgggacagggctgaaTTTGGgtccaggagctgggacagggctgggtttgggtccaggagctgggacagggctggatttgggtgcaggagctgggacagggctgggtttgggtgcaggagctgggacagggctggattTGGGTGCAGGAGATGGGACAGAGCTGGATTTGGGTGCAGGAgatgggacagggctggattTGGGTCCAGAAGTTGGGACAGGGCTGAGTTtgggtgcaggagctgggacagggctggatttgggtgcaggagatgggacagggctgggtttgggtcCGGGAGTTGGGACAGGGCTGGACTTGGGtttgggagctgggacagggctggatttgggtgcaggagatgggacagggctggatttgggtgcaggagctgggacagggctgggtttgggtcCAGGAgatgggacagggctggatttgggtctgggagctgggacagggctggatttgggtctgggagctgggacagggctgggtttgggtgcaggagatgggacagggctgggtttgggttcaggagttgggacagggctggatttgggtgcaggagctgggacagggctgggtttgggtgcaggagctgggacagggctggattTGAGTGCAGGAgatgggacagggctgggtttgggttcaggagctgggacaggactgGATTTGGGTCTGGGAGATGGGACACGGCTGGATTTAGGTCTGAAGAGTCCCGGATGCTGGTACCCAGGAATTCTCTTGGGGCTGGGTCCtgatgcagctctgctgtgaatCCCTTGGGATGAGAGGGTCCCAGAGCTCCTTTCCCTGGATAAATGTTGGGTTTGGCACCAGCCTggccctgtggggctgcagggagccctgggctggcccctctgtccccaggacCCTCCATGCCCCCTCATTTATCCCAACCCAGCCGAGCCTTTGGAGTTTTCCAGCGACAAAAAAATCCCGGCCGTGTCCTCGGCTGAACTCCTCACGCTCGGAGTTCTGAGAGGATTTTCAGCCCCGgtggctgctccagcacagaggCTGAGGGCTGAGCTAGCCCCGCTGCCAAAAATCCTCATTTATCGTCCCCGAGCAGACTCTGTCTGCACAAACAGGAAACTTCCTCAAGGAGCAGCTTCCAAAGGATGGGGTGGAGCAGAAACGATTCCTGCACCTTGCCATGGGCCCAGGACACgctgctgggctggccctggctgGTGGGGACAATATTTTTGGGGTTAGTGCTGTTTTTTGGGGTCAGTGCTTCTTTTTGGGGTCTGTTTGTGGTGGGAGTTCCCAAAAGGAGCCTCAGGTGGGGTTGTGTGagcgctgctccagctgcagctgggaattctgctctggagagctgggaattgA is a window of Melospiza georgiana isolate bMelGeo1 chromosome 23, bMelGeo1.pri, whole genome shotgun sequence DNA encoding:
- the KLHDC8A gene encoding kelch domain-containing protein 8A isoform X1 — its product is MELPSTKDFQWKSLAPLPSRRVYSTLVEAGGQVFAVGGCDDNGVAVDSFEVYSPEADQWAALPAMPTARAGVAVTVLGKRIMVIGGVGANQLPLKVVEMYNTDEGRWRKRSSLREAAMGISVAAKDYRVYAAGGMGSDLRPHNFLQHYDVLKDIWVSLAAMPTPRYAATSILRGSKIYVLGGRQSKYAVNAFEVFDTDTRSWTRFPNIPTKRAFSSFVPTEEKLFSLGGLRQGRLYRQPKFMRTVDVFDLEQGGWMKMERSCYLKKRRADFVAGYLRGRVVVAGGLGNQPSVLESAEAFHPEKNKWESLPPMPTPRCACSSIVLRDCLLAVGGVSQGLSTAVEALCLSDS